One window of Chryseobacterium indologenes genomic DNA carries:
- the lpdA gene encoding dihydrolipoyl dehydrogenase, with amino-acid sequence MSQFDVTVIGSGPGGYVAAIRAAQLGFKTAIIEKYSTLGGTCLNVGCIPSKALLDSSEHFENAKHNFAGHGIIINEPQADIARMIERKNEVIKQNTDGISYLMNKNKITVFEGVGSFESATQIKVTKNDGSSETIESKYTIIATGSKPSALPFISLDKERVITSTEALNLKEIPKHLVVIGGGVIGLELGSVYLRLGAQVTVVEFMDKIIPGMDGALSKELTKVLKKQGMKFMLSTAVSAVERNGDTVKITAKDKKGEEVVVEGDYCLVSVGRKPYTDGLGLEKAGVELDERGRVKVNDHLQTNVANIYAIGDVIKGAMLAHKAEEEGVFVAETLAGQKPHINYNLIPGVVYTWPEVAGVGKTEEQLKEEGVAYKVGSFPMRALGRSRASGDVDGLVKIIADEKTDEVLGMHIIGARAADLIAEGVIAMEFRASAEDIARSSHAHPTYAEAIKEAALDATGKRPIHM; translated from the coding sequence ATGAGTCAATTCGATGTTACCGTAATAGGTTCTGGTCCCGGTGGTTATGTTGCTGCTATCCGTGCAGCACAGTTAGGTTTCAAAACAGCAATTATTGAAAAATATTCAACTTTAGGCGGAACTTGTCTTAACGTTGGATGTATTCCGTCAAAAGCGCTTCTTGACAGCTCTGAACATTTCGAAAATGCAAAACACAATTTTGCAGGTCACGGAATTATCATCAATGAGCCGCAAGCGGATATTGCAAGAATGATCGAACGTAAAAACGAAGTGATCAAGCAAAATACAGATGGAATCAGCTACCTGATGAACAAAAACAAAATTACTGTTTTTGAAGGCGTAGGAAGCTTTGAATCTGCTACTCAGATTAAAGTGACAAAAAACGATGGTTCTTCTGAAACTATCGAATCTAAATATACAATCATTGCAACAGGTTCTAAACCATCTGCATTGCCTTTCATCTCTTTAGACAAAGAAAGAGTGATTACTTCTACGGAAGCTTTAAACCTTAAAGAAATTCCTAAACATTTAGTAGTTATCGGAGGAGGAGTAATCGGTCTGGAACTGGGTTCTGTATACCTAAGATTAGGAGCTCAGGTAACAGTTGTAGAATTTATGGATAAAATCATCCCTGGAATGGATGGAGCTTTAAGCAAAGAATTGACTAAAGTTCTTAAAAAACAAGGAATGAAGTTTATGCTTTCTACTGCGGTTTCTGCGGTTGAAAGAAACGGAGATACTGTAAAGATCACCGCTAAAGATAAAAAAGGAGAGGAAGTAGTAGTAGAAGGAGATTACTGTTTAGTTTCTGTAGGTAGAAAACCTTATACAGACGGTCTTGGACTTGAAAAAGCAGGGGTAGAACTTGACGAAAGAGGAAGAGTAAAAGTAAACGACCACCTGCAAACTAACGTAGCTAATATCTATGCAATCGGTGACGTTATCAAAGGTGCGATGCTTGCTCACAAAGCTGAAGAAGAGGGAGTTTTTGTTGCTGAAACATTAGCAGGACAAAAGCCTCACATCAACTATAACCTGATTCCTGGTGTTGTTTATACTTGGCCGGAAGTTGCAGGAGTTGGTAAAACTGAAGAGCAGCTGAAAGAAGAAGGGGTAGCTTACAAAGTAGGATCTTTCCCAATGAGAGCATTAGGTAGAAGCCGTGCAAGTGGTGATGTTGATGGTCTTGTGAAGATTATTGCAGACGAAAAAACAGATGAGGTTTTAGGAATGCACATCATCGGAGCAAGAGCTGCTGACCTTATTGCTGAAGGGGTAATTGCTATGGAATTCCGTGCAAGTGCTGAAGATATCGCAAGAAGTTCTCATGCTCACCCAACGTATGCAGAAGCAATTAAAGAAGCTGCATTGGATGCTACAGGGAAAAGACCAATCCATATGTAA
- a CDS encoding cupin domain-containing protein — MKPFIIVILMLNSIAMIAQQKTISRKELLKTAIDQSVKSAEIQEITMAAGLAAPQHVHPCPVVGIIKSGKAVFQIEGQESVLLREGDAFYEPKNTTILHFDNASAEKPLIFTAIYLKEGNEENIKFIK, encoded by the coding sequence ATGAAACCATTTATAATTGTTATTTTAATGCTGAATTCTATTGCAATGATAGCTCAGCAGAAGACCATTTCCAGAAAAGAATTATTGAAAACAGCTATTGATCAAAGTGTCAAATCGGCGGAAATTCAAGAAATAACAATGGCCGCAGGACTGGCCGCTCCCCAACATGTGCATCCATGCCCTGTAGTAGGAATCATAAAGTCTGGTAAAGCTGTTTTTCAGATAGAAGGTCAGGAAAGTGTTCTTCTTCGTGAAGGTGATGCTTTTTATGAGCCTAAAAATACTACAATTCTCCATTTTGATAATGCCTCAGCAGAAAAACCGCTGATCTTTACAGCCATTTATCTGAAGGAGGGAAATGAGGAAAATATAAAATTCATAAAATAA
- a CDS encoding glycosyltransferase, translating to MKKISVIFILPDLETGGAERIVTTIANHLSRDRFDPKILLLRKQGGYLNFLKKDVEIIDINTERIRHSLKPILGEIYRRKPDIVFSGFGEVNAYLSLFIKLFPRTKFIARETNVVTQHVTRKEIKFFYNFYNNYQKIIAQSDDMMKDLVDNFNIKKKKIVKINNPVDFDFIEDKMALSLKPECFKYNYKNVVAIGNLSSRKGFDNLLKVFSRLKNENIMLHILGDGKDKELLYQTKELLGLKKVIFHGRQDNPYQYLKYADLFVLSSRYEGFPNVLLEAGACGTYSLANNCPGGINEIIQHNVNGEVANIENYDGFAQQIVKVLQNNYNRDAIRNSIKSRFSKNIILDKYEKVLLDLMK from the coding sequence GAAAGGATTGTTACTACTATAGCGAATCATCTCTCCAGAGATCGGTTTGATCCCAAGATTTTGCTGTTACGTAAACAAGGCGGATATTTGAATTTTCTCAAAAAGGATGTCGAAATTATCGATATCAATACCGAAAGAATAAGACATTCTTTAAAGCCTATTTTAGGAGAAATTTACAGAAGAAAGCCTGATATTGTTTTCTCAGGTTTCGGAGAGGTAAATGCTTACTTATCCCTGTTTATCAAACTTTTTCCAAGAACTAAATTCATTGCCCGGGAAACTAATGTAGTGACCCAGCATGTAACCCGTAAGGAGATTAAATTTTTCTATAATTTTTACAATAACTATCAGAAAATCATTGCTCAGAGTGATGATATGATGAAAGATCTTGTTGATAATTTCAATATTAAAAAGAAAAAGATTGTCAAGATCAATAATCCTGTAGACTTTGATTTTATTGAAGATAAAATGGCCCTGTCTTTAAAACCGGAATGCTTTAAATACAATTATAAAAATGTAGTGGCTATCGGCAACTTATCATCCAGAAAAGGCTTTGATAACCTGTTGAAGGTTTTTTCCAGACTGAAGAATGAAAACATTATGCTTCACATTCTGGGTGATGGAAAAGATAAGGAGCTCTTATACCAGACCAAAGAACTCTTAGGGTTAAAAAAAGTGATCTTTCATGGCAGACAGGATAATCCCTATCAATACCTGAAATATGCAGATCTATTTGTACTTTCTTCAAGATACGAAGGATTCCCGAATGTTCTTCTTGAAGCAGGTGCCTGCGGAACTTATTCACTGGCCAACAACTGTCCCGGGGGAATTAATGAAATTATCCAGCATAATGTAAACGGAGAAGTTGCCAATATTGAAAACTACGATGGTTTTGCCCAACAGATTGTAAAAGTGCTGCAGAATAATTACAATAGAGATGCTATAAGAAACTCTATTAAATCAAGGTTTTCAAAGAATATTATCCTGGATAAATATGAAAAGGTATTGCTGGATTTAATGAAGTAA